The window CAAGCCGCTCCTGCCTACCCTGCCCGGTACGCACCTGAAGGGCGTCGTCACCTTCCGCGCCATTTCCGACGTGGAGGCGATGCTCCAGCGCGCCAGGAAAGGCAGCCGCGCCGTCGTGATCGGCGGCGGACTGCTTGGCCTGGAGGCGGCCTACGGCCTCAAGCAGCGGGGCATGGACGTGACCGTGGTGCATCTCATGGATCGTTTGCTGGAACGTCAGCTCGACGCCCCCGCCGCGGCCCTGCTCAAGCAATCCTTGGAGGCGCGCGGGCTCACCGTCATGCTGAAGGCGGAGACCCAGGCTATTTTCGGCAACGGCGGCGTCGAAGGGGTGCGCCTGCGCGACGGTACGGATTTGCCCGCCGACCTGGTGGTACTGGCTGCCGGCATCCAGCCCAACGCCGACCTGGCGAGGGAAGCGGGCATCCATGTGGAGCGCGGCATCGTGGTGAACGAAACCATGCAGACCTACGACCCGCGCGTCTATGCCGTGGGCGAGTGCGTCGAGCACAAGGGTACGCTCTACGGGCTCGTGGCCCCGCTCTTCCGCCAGGCAAAGGTATGCGCCAACCAGCTCGCCGGCGTCGGCTTCGCACGCTACCAGGATACGGTGAGCGCCACCAAGCTCAAGATCACCGGCATCGACCTCTACTCGGCGGGCAACATCACGGGCGGCGCCGGCCTCGAGGAAATGGTGATGCAGGATCCCTGCCGCGGCGTCTATAAGAAGCTGGTCATCCGGGACAACAGGCTCGCCGGCGCATTGCTCTATGGCGATACCACGGACGAAGCCCGCTACTACGACCTGATGCGCGACGGCACGGACATCTCCGGCCTGCGCGCGAGCCTGTTCCAGGGCCACGGCGGTGAAACGGGCCACGGCGGCGAACTCGCCGTGGCGGCCATGCCGGACGACACCGAGGTCTGCGGGTGCAACGGCGTGACGAAGGGCATGATCGTCAAGGCCGTCACGGAAAATGGACTGTTCACCCTTGATGAAGTGCGCGCCCATACCAAGGCGTCCGCCTCCTGCGGCTCCTGCGCCGGCAAGGTGGAGCAGATCCTCGCCTTCACCCTGGGCGGCAGCTATTCGCCGGCACCCCAGGAAAAACCTCTGTGCGGCTGCACCGACTTCACCCATGACCAGGTGCGTCGCGCCATCCGCGAAAACCATCTGACCACCATCCCGGACGCCATGCGGTTTTTGGAGTGGAAGACACCCGACGGTTGCCCCAAATGCCGCCCGGCGCTCAACTACTACCTGATCTCCACCTGGCCCGGGGAAGCCATGGACGACCCGCAGGCGCGCGTGCATAACGAACGCGTGCACGCCAACATCCAGCAGGACGGCACCTATGCCGTGGTGCCCCGCACCTGGGGCGGACTGACCAACGCCAAGGAACTGCGCGCCATTGCGGACGTGGCCGATCGCATGGGCGTGCCGGTAAAAGTCACCGGCGGCCAGCGCCTGGCCATCCCCTTCGTCAAGAAGGAGGATCTGCCGAAGGTGTGGGCGGAGCTGGGTCAGGCGGGGCTTTCCTCCGGCTACGCCTACGGCAAGGCGGTGCGCTCCGTGAAGAGCTGCGTCGGCAAGGGGCTGTGCCGTTTCGGCACCCAGGATTCACTGGGGCTGGGCATCCGCATCGAGAAGGAGTTCTGGGGCGCCTGGACACCCCATAAGTTCAAGATGGGCGTCTCAGGCTGCCCGCGCAACTGTGCCGAGGCCACCATCAAGGACCTGGGCCTGGTGGGTGTGGATTCCGGCTGGGAAGTGCATGTGGGCGGCACCTGCGGGGTGCGCGTGCGGGCCACCGACCTGCTGTGCAAGGTGGCCACGGACGACGAGGCGGTGGAGTACGCCGCCGCCTTCTTGCATCTCTACAGGGAGGAAGGGCATTACATGGAGCGCTCATCCGCCTGGATCGAGCGGGTGGGCCTGCCTTATGCCCGGAAACGCGTGGTGGAAGACGCCGAGGGGCGCAAACAGCTTGCCGCCCGTTTCTTCGCTGCGCAGAAACATGCGCAAACCGATCCCTGGGTAGAGCGCGCCGCGAATCCGGCGGCCTGGGCCACCGAATACCAGCCGCTCGAAACAACCCTTGCATGAACAACTTTTCCGGAGACCACGACATGAACATCGAAAAAACAGAATGGATCGACCTGTGCGCCATCGACGACATCCCGCGCCAGGGCGGGCGGGCGTTGCATACCCCGATGGGGGAGCTGGCGATCTTCCGCACGGTGGATGACCGGCTCTTCGCCCTGGACGGCAAGTGCCCCCATCGCGGGGGCCCGCTGTCCCAGGGCATGGTTCATGGCCATCGGGTGACCTGCCCCCTGCATGGACTCAACATCGATCTCGACACAGGGGAGGCCATCGCACCCGACAGCGGTTGTGTGCGCAAGCATCCACTGCGCGGCGAGGCCGGGCGAGTGCTGATCGGCGTGGTGCGGGAGCCGGTCTTGGCGGGCGCATAGGCTGAAGAGGGAGTTCCATCAGGGAAGGCCGACGCCCGCCGATGCGGGCGTCATGCCGGAGCAAAAGCGAATGACGCCGTCCGCTTCCAATCGCGCCATCGCACCGGCCTGTTCCAGGTAGTCCAGGTGGGCGATGGCCTCGCCCATGGCGAAGAGCAGTTGGTGCGGGTCTGAAATGTCGCGCGCGAACAGCACCGGCAGCAGCTCGGCGGCCGTCCTCGGCTGCCCGGCGCAGACCTTGAGCAGATCGTCGCAGCGGGCGCGATGGTGCGCTTCCAGTTGGGCGGCGCGCGCGCGCAGGCCCCGGAAGGGCAGGCCGTGCGAGGGCAGCACCAGGGTGTCCCCGGGCAGCTCGGCCAGCCGTGTGATCGAGGCGAGGAAGTCGGCCAGCGGGTTGCCGCCGGGAATGCCCGCGAAAGCGCTGATGTTGGTGGAGATGCGCGGTAGCATCATGTCGCCGGCGATCAGCACGCCGAGGGACTCGCAGTAAAGGCTCGCATGCTCTGGCGAATGGCCGTGGCCGACGATGACCCGCCAGGCGCGCCCGCCGATGGAGATTTCCTCGCCGTCGGCGATCTTCCGCCACGACGCCGGCAGCGCCGGCACGCCACGGGCGTAGGCGTTGCCGCGTTTTTCGAGCGCCGAAAGCCGGGCTTCGTCGAGGCCGTGGCGGCGGAAGAAGTCGAGCGCCGCCGCCACCGAACGGTCGCCGGTTCCGTCAATGGTCGCGCAAGCGGCCAGAAACTCGCCTTCCGTGATCCACAGCGGCGCGCCGGCGCGCGCTTCCAGCCAGGCGGCCAAGCCCAGGTGGTCGGGATGGAAGTGGGTGACGATCTGGCGCGCCAGCCACCGCCCCGCCAGCGCCGACTCCCATGCGCGCCGCACCTCGTCGAGCGCGATGCCGGTGTCGACGGCCGTCCAGAAATCCCCGTCTTCCAGCAGCCACAGGTTGACGTGGTCGAGCGCATAGGGGAGTGGCATGCGCAGCCAACGCACGCCCGGCGCCACGGCCGGCGTCGCGCCGGCCGGCGGCGGGGTCTCGTGGGGGAAATGGAGCGTCGTCACGGGGGGGCGGAACCGATGGAATGGGGGAAATCGGCTAGACTCCCCGAAGGTTGAATGCCGCCGCGATTCTACAGAACCTCAACGCCATCCGAATGCAAAGCGAATGAACAGGCTCCCCGCCGGCGTGGTCGCCCTCGGCTTCGTCAGCCTGCTGATGGACGTTTCCTCGGAGATGATCCACAGCCTGCTGCCGATTTTCATGGTCGGCGTGCTGGGCGCCAGCGCGCTGGTGGTGGGCGTCATCGAGGGCGTCGCCGAGGCCACCGCCGCCATCACCAAGATATTCTCGGGCGCCGTCAGCGACTGGCTCGGCCGCCGCAAGCCGCTGCTGCTGCTCGGCTACGGCCTGGCGGCCCTGACCAAGCCGCTCTTCCCGCTGGCCACGGGCATCGGCGCGGTGATGACGGCCCGCTTCATCGACCGCATCGGCAAGGGCATCCGCGGCGCGCCGCGCGACGCACTCGTGGCCGACCTCACGCCGCCGGAACAGCGGGGCGCCGCCTACGGGCTGCGCCAGTCCATGGATACCGTCGGCGCGTTCCTCGGCCCGGCCCTCGCGCTCGCGCTGATGGCGGCCACGGCGGGGGACTTCCGCCTCGTATTCTGGTTCGCCGCGGCGCCGGCCTTCCTGTGCGTCGCCGTGATCGCCTTCGGCATCCGCGAGCCGGAGGCGGCAGCGCCCGCCGCGCCGCGCCGCTTCCCCATCCGCCGGGCGGAACTGGCCCGACTGCCGCCCGGCTTCTGGCAGGTGACCGCCTTCGCCGCCATCCTGACCCTGGCGCGCTTCTCGGAAGCCTTCCTGCTGCTGCGGGCCGAGAATGTCGGCCTGTCGGCCACCTGGATACCGGCCATCATGATCGTCATGAACATCACCTACGCCGCCAGCGCCTATCCCTTCGGCCGCATGTCCGACGATGGCGGCCGCCACGGGCTGCTGGCCCTCGGGATCGGCTTCCTGATCGCCGCCGACCTGATCCTGGCGCTGGCGGGCAACGCCTGGACCGTCGGTTTCGGCGCGGTCTTCTGGGGCCTGCACATGGGGGCCACGCAGGGATTGCTGTCCGCCCTCGTCGCCGAGGCGGCGCCGGCGGACCTGCGGGGCACGGCTTTCGGCATCTTCAACCTCCTCACGGGCATCGTCCTGCTGGTCGCCAGCGTGCTGGCCGGCGGCCTGTGGACCCTGCTGGGCCCGGCCGCCACCTTCCTCGCCGGCGCCGCCTTCGCCGCCGTGGCACTGCCGGGATTGTTGCGGCATCGCGCCGCCTGATATCCTTTGCCCATGCAGCTCGTCCTCATCAGCGGCCTGTCCGGCTCCGGAAAATCCATCGCCCTCAACGTGCTCGAGGACGCCGGTTTCTTCTGCGTGGACAACCTGCCGGCGACCCTGCTGCCCCAGCTGGTCTCGCAGCTGCGCGGCGAAGGCTGCGGGCGCGCCGCCGCGGCCATGGACATGCGCGGCGGCGCCACCATCGCCGCCCTGCCCAAGCAGCTGCGCGACTTGCGGGCCGATGGCGGAATCGACCTCTCCTTCATCTTCCTCGACGCCCCCGACGACGTCCTGATCCAGCGGTTTTCGGAAACGCGCCGCCGGCATCCGCTGGCCGACGGCGACATCACGCTTGCCGAAGCGATCCGCGGCGAGCGCGAGGCGCTCGAGACTCTGGCCGGCCTCGGCCACCGCATCGATACCGGCAACCTGCGGCCCAACGCCCTGCGGGCCTTCGTCAAGGATTTCGTCCAGATCGACGAGAAGACGGGCCTGACGCTGCTGTTCGAATCCTTCGGCTTCAAGCACGGCCTGCCGCTCGACGCCGACCTCGTCTTCGACGTGCGCTGCCTGCCCAACCCGCATTACGACCCGGCCCTGCGGCCGCTCACGGGGCTGGACGCCGAGGTGATCGCCTTCCTCGAAACCCAGCCCGACGTGGGGCGCATGCTCGGCGATATCGGCGACTTCATCGAGCGCTGGCTGCCGGCCTACCTCCGCGACAACCGCTCCTACCTGACCGTGGCCCTCGGCTGCACCGGCGGCCAGCACCGCTCCGTCTGGTTCGCCGAACGGCTGGCGGCGCGCTTCAGGGACGGTATGCGGGTGCTGGTGCGGCATCGGAATCTTGCCGGGTGAAACCCTGGCTCCCCCTGCTGCGCCTCGGCGACTGGCTGGTGGCCGGGGCGGGGTTGGTCGCGGTCGCAGCCTCCTTTCCGCTGCTCTGGCGCGGCGGGGCGGCGGAAAGGGCGGTGGTGCGGCTCGACGGCCGCATCGTCGCGGAAGTTCCGCTGACGGCGGCCCGGCGCATCGACGTGGCCGGCCCGCTGGGCACGACGGTGGTGGAGGTCGCGCCCGGCCGCGCCCGCGTGGCCTCCGATCCCGGCCCGCGCCAGTATTGCGTGAAGCAGGGCTGGCTCACGCGGCCCAATGCCGTCGCGATCTGCGCGCCCAACCATGTGAGCCTCGCCCTGACCGGGCGGCAGCCGGGATATGACTCCCTCAGCTATTGAACTGACCGCCACGCCGGACGATCGGCGCATCGCCCGCTACGCGGCGGCGGCCATCGCGCTGACGGTGGCCGAGGCGGCGATTCCCTCGCCCCTGCCCGGCGTGAAGCCGGGGCTGGCGAACATCGTCGTGCTGGTCGTGCTCGTCCGCCACGGCTGGTCCGACGCGGCCTGGGTGTCACTGCTGCGCGTGCTCGCCGGCAGCCTGCTGGTCGGCCAGTTCCTGGCGCCCGGCTTCTTCCTGGGCCTTACCGGCGCGCTCGCGAGCCTCGCCGTCCTGGCCGCGTCGAGCCGGCTGCCGAAGCGATTCTTCGGGCCGGTGAGCCACAGCGTGCTGGCGGCCTTCGCCCACATCGGCGGACAATTGGCGCTGGCCCGCCTGTGGCTGGTGCCCCACGACGGCGTCTTCTACCTGGTGCCGATATTCGCCGCCACGGCCCTGGGCTTCGGCATCGTCAATGGACTGATCGCGGCCCGCCTGCTGGAGGAGGAAAAATGAACCCGACCAAAACTGTCGCCGTCGCCTTCACGGGCGCCTCCGGCTTCATCTACGGCCTGCGGCTCGTCGAATGCCTGCTTCGGGCCGACGCGCGCGTCTGGCTGATGTATTCCGAGGCGGCGCAGGTCGTCGCCCGGCAGGAAACGGACATGACGCTGCCCGACGCACCCGAGGCCGCGCAGCGGCAGCTTTCGGAACGCTTCGGCGTGCCCGAGGGCCGGATCAAAGTCTTCGGCCGGAAGGACTGGTTCGCGCCGCCGGCCTCCGGCTCGAATCCGCCGGACGCGGTCGTCATCTGCCCGTGCAGCATGGGCACGCTCGGCCGCGTGGCGGCGGGGCTGGCCGACGACCTGATCGCCCGCGCCGCCGACGTGGCGCTCAAGGAGGGCCGCAAACTCATCCTGGTGCCGCGCGAGACGCCGCTTTCCGCCATCCACCTGGAAAACATGCTCAAGCTTTCCCGCGCCGGCGCCGTCATCCTGCCGCCCAGCCCGGGCTTCTACCACCATCCGCGGAGCGTCGCCGACATGGTGGATTTCGTCGTCGCCCGCATCCTCGACCAGATCGGCGTCGGGCATGCGCTCACGCCCCGCTGGGGCGACGGCGGGGGGGGGGATTGCCTGTGATAGACTCCCCGCCACTTGTTCGCGGTGCCCCGAGCCTTTTCGGCGACGGGTGAAACGGGAAGCTAGTGCGCATGGATGCCCATGCAAATCTGGCGCTGCCCCCGCAACGGTAAGGAAGTGCGGGCGCATCGAAACGCCACTGGAAGCGATTCCGGGAAGGCGATGCGCCAAGACTTCCGAGCCCGGAGACCGGCCACGGACAACCCACTGGATGCGTTGCGGGGTTGCGACGTGCCGGGTTGCCCCGTTAAGGCTTCCTGACCGACTCCCCCACGCGTCCTTCCGTAATTGACGGCTGCGGGGACGCGGCCGAACAGGGAGTCATTCATGTATCGCCGCTCCACCTTTGCCGCGCTCGCGGCAATTCTCATCAATGTTTTCCCCGCCCACGCCGAACAGGACGAAGCGGCCATCGTCGTCACGGCGACGCGCCAGCCCAGCCGCATTTCCGCGCTGGCTGCCGACATCTCGGTCATCGAACGCAGCCAGATCGAGGCGGCCGGCCCCGCTGCCACCTTGGGCGACCTGCTCGCCACCGTGCCCGGCGTGGAACTTTCGCGCCAGGGAAGCCGCGGGGCGGGCGAGAACATCTTCATCCGCGGCGCAAATGCCGGACACACCCTGGTGCTCGTGGATGGCCTGCGCGCAGGCTCCGCCACCCTGGGGCAGACCGCCATCGAGGCGATTCCGCTGGCGCAGGTGGAGCGCGTCGAAATCCTGCGCGGCCCGGCCTCCGCCCTGTACGGCTCCGATGCGATCGGCGGCGTGATCCGTGTCACCACGCGCCAGGGCGAGGATGCGCCGCGCCTGGACGCCCGCATCGGCGCCGGAAGTCATGGCTCGCAGGAAGCCCTGGTATCGCATGCGGGCCGGGCGGGTGCCCTGAGGTATGCGATCCGCGCCGGCGACAGCCGCGCCACCGGCGTCAGCGCCATCACCAACCCGTCCAGCGCCGCCTACAACGCGGACAAGGATGGCTACTGGCGCCGCCATCTCGCCCTGGATGTCGCGTGGCGCTCCGGCGAAGCCACCGAGATGGGCATGCAATGGCTCGACAGCGACGGCATGAGCCGTCATGACGCCAGCTGGCCGAACGCCGCCTCCGACTGGCAGAACCGCCACTCCGTTTCGGCCCTTGCAGTCCATGGGCGCCACCGCCTTTCGAAAAGCTGGACTGCGGAAGTTCGCCTGGGGCGCAGCGAGGACGATTCCATCACCACGCCATCGAGCACGGCCGGGCAGGCGAGCGACAACTATCGTACCCGGCAGGACCAGTTCTCCTGTCAGAACGATCTGAGCCTGCCGGTCGGCCGGGGGCTGGTGGCGCTGGAATCGCTGCGCGAGGGCGTGCTCTCGACCAAGGCATACACAAGCGTCATGCGAAGCACCGATTCGCTTGTGCTCGGCTGGAACGGCAGCGTCGATGCCCATGTCTGGCAGGCAGGCGCGCGGCGCGACGAAAATTCCCAGTTCGGCGGAAAGACCACCCACACCCTCAACTACGGCTACCGCTTCCTGCCGGGGTGGAAGGCGTCGGCAGGCGTCGGCACCTCGTTCAAGGCGCCGACGCTGAACGATCTCTATTATCCGAACACGCCTTTCGAGGGCGTCGGCAATCCCGGCCTTGTTCCGGAAAGCGGACGCAGCCGGGAGATCGCGCTTCATTACTACGGGAAGATCGCCGAAGCGTCGTTGACGGTTTTCCGCAACGACATCCGGAATCTGATCCAGTGGGAAGAAACTTCGCCCGGCTCGTGGTTCTACACGCCATCCAACATCGGCTCGGCCCGCATCACCGGCCTGACCGCCGCCGGCAAGACGCGTCTGGGCGAATGGTCTGTAGATGGGCATCTGACCTTACAGTCGCCGAAGAACCGGAGCAACGGCGAATACCTGACGCGGCGCGCGCTCCGCTTCGGCGGCGTTTCCGCAAGCCGTATGCTGGGCAACTGGAACGTCGGCGCCGAGTTCCAAGGCGCCGGCCACCGTTACGACGCGCCTGACTTCACGACGCGCCGCAACACCAGGGTGTTGACGGGCTACAACGTCGTCCATCTCCGGGGCGAGTACCGCCTCGATCCGCAGTGGTCGATGCTCGTGCGCATCGACAACCTGCTCGACGAGCAATACGAGCTGGCGCGCAGCTCGACCACCAATTACGCATCCCTCGGCAGGTTCGCGTTCATCGGAATGCGCTTCGTGATGAAATAGCCCCATGCCCACCCGACGCCGCGCCTTGCTGGTCCTTGTCCTGCTGCTCCTGCTGGCGGCGGCGAGCCTGCTGGCGGCGCTGCTGGTGGGATCGCTGGCGATTCCGCCCGCGGAGGCGTGGGACGCGCTGACGAAAGTCAGCCCCGGCGGGACGGCGGCGGCGGTGATGCTCGATCTGCGCCTGCCGCGCGCGCTGGCCGGTTTCGCCTGCGGCGGCTTGCTCGCCCTGGCCGGTGCGCTGATGCAGGTGCTGCTGCGCAACCCGCTGGCCGACCCCTATGTGCTGGGCATCTCCGGCGGCGCCAGCGTCGGGGCGCTGACCGCGATGCTGCTGGGGCTCGCCGGCATCGGCATCGCCGGACTCTCGTTCGCCGGGGCGCTGGCCGCCATGCTGCTGGTGTTCGGGCTGGCCCACGGCGACGGCAGCTGGACGCAGACGCGGCTCCTGCTCACCGGCGTCGTCGTCGCCGCCGGCTGCGGCGCCGCGGTGGCGCTGATCCTTTCCATCGCGCCGGAGCAGAAGATCCACGGCATGCTGTTCTGGCTCATGGGCGATCTCTCCCAGGCGGTGGAAGTCCTGCCTTCGCTGGCCGCGCTGGCCGTGTCGCTCGCCGTCGCGCTGCCCTTCGCTCGGGAGTTGAATCTTCTTGCGCGCGGCGCTGAGCAGGCCGTGGCGCTGGGCGTCGCGGTGCCGACGCTGCGCCGCCTGATCTACGCCGTCGCCTCGCTCGCCACCGCCGTCGCGGTGACGACCGCCGGCTCCATCGGCTTCGTCGGACTGATCGTGCCGCATCTCATGCGGCTGGCCTGCGGCCCCGACCTGCGCCTGCTGCTGCCGGCCGTCGTGCTCGCGGGCGGCAGCCTGCTCGTGCTGGCCGACACGCTCGCGCGCACCGTCGTCGCGCCGATCCAGTTGCCCGTCGGCGTGCTCACCGCGCTGATCGGCGTCCCGGCATTCCTCTATCTGCTCGGCCGGAGCGGAAGATCGTGATCCTTTCGGCGCGCAATCTGTCCGTCAGCATCGGCCTGCACAAGGTATGCCTAGGCCTCGACCTCGACCTCGCGCCGGGCGGCCGGCTGGCGATCCTGGGCCGCAACGGCGCCGGCAAGTCGACGCTGCTTGCCACGCTCGCGGGCCTGCGAGCGGCCGACGCCGGCACGCTCCTGCTCGCCGGCCGAACCTACGCCGAGCACGGCCCGCGCGAGGCGGCGAAGCTGCGCGGCTGGCTCGGCCAGGATCGCAGCGACCCCTTCGCCAGCTCCGTGCTGGAGACTGTGCTGACCGGCCGCCATCCGCACCTCTCGCGCTGGTCGTGGGAGTCCGCGGAGGATGCGGACGTCGCGCGCGCCGCGCTGGCGGCGATGGGACTGGACGGCATGGAGGAGCGCGAGGTGCACACGCTCTCCGGCGGCGAACGGCAGCGCGCCGCCATCGCGACCCTGCTCGCGCAGCAGCCGAGGCTCTACCTGCTCGACGAGCCGCTCGCCCACCTCGACCTCAACCACCAGATCGCCACGCTCGAACTGCTGTCGCGGCGCGCGCAAGACGAGGGCGTCGCCGTCGCGATGGTGCTGCACGACCCCAACCTGGCCCTGCGCTACTGCGACCAGGCGGTGCTGCTCCACGGCGACAGCCGCCATATCGCCGGGCCGGCGGCGGACATCCTCGACGCCGCGATGCTCTCTGACCTCTACGGCCACCCGCTGCGGCGTGTCGAAAATTTCTTCGTTCCGGAGTAACCATGGACAACCATCAGCGCATGCAGCGCAGGAAGGCGGTGGTGGACGCCGCCATCGCGCGCGCCGACCAGGCGCGCGGCGTCTTCCTCATCCACACCGGCAACGGCAAGGGCAAGTCGTCGGCCGCATTCGGCGTGCTGGCCCGCGCGCTCGGCCACGGCATGAAGGCCGTCGTGGTCCAGTTCGTCAAGAGCCGCACCGACACCGGCGAAGAAGCATTCTTCCGCCGCCAGCCGGGCGTGCAATGGCACGTGATGGGCGAGGGCTTCACCTGGGACACGCAGGACGACGCGAAGGACGCCGCCGCGGCGCGCGCGGCCTGGGACATGGCGCGCCGGGCGCTCGCCGACCCGGAAGCCGATCTCGTCGTGCTCGACGAATTCACCTACGCGCTCAAGCACCGCTGGCTCGACATGGCCGAGGTGCTCGCGGC is drawn from Candidatus Nitricoxidivorans perseverans and contains these coding sequences:
- a CDS encoding Gx transporter family protein — its product is MTPSAIELTATPDDRRIARYAAAAIALTVAEAAIPSPLPGVKPGLANIVVLVVLVRHGWSDAAWVSLLRVLAGSLLVGQFLAPGFFLGLTGALASLAVLAASSRLPKRFFGPVSHSVLAAFAHIGGQLALARLWLVPHDGVFYLVPIFAATALGFGIVNGLIAARLLEEEK
- a CDS encoding NusG domain II-containing protein; the encoded protein is MKPWLPLLRLGDWLVAGAGLVAVAASFPLLWRGGAAERAVVRLDGRIVAEVPLTAARRIDVAGPLGTTVVEVAPGRARVASDPGPRQYCVKQGWLTRPNAVAICAPNHVSLALTGRQPGYDSLSY
- a CDS encoding MFS transporter, which codes for MNRLPAGVVALGFVSLLMDVSSEMIHSLLPIFMVGVLGASALVVGVIEGVAEATAAITKIFSGAVSDWLGRRKPLLLLGYGLAALTKPLFPLATGIGAVMTARFIDRIGKGIRGAPRDALVADLTPPEQRGAAYGLRQSMDTVGAFLGPALALALMAATAGDFRLVFWFAAAPAFLCVAVIAFGIREPEAAAPAAPRRFPIRRAELARLPPGFWQVTAFAAILTLARFSEAFLLLRAENVGLSATWIPAIMIVMNITYAASAYPFGRMSDDGGRHGLLALGIGFLIAADLILALAGNAWTVGFGAVFWGLHMGATQGLLSALVAEAAPADLRGTAFGIFNLLTGIVLLVASVLAGGLWTLLGPAATFLAGAAFAAVALPGLLRHRAA
- a CDS encoding MBL fold metallo-hydrolase; protein product: MTTLHFPHETPPPAGATPAVAPGVRWLRMPLPYALDHVNLWLLEDGDFWTAVDTGIALDEVRRAWESALAGRWLARQIVTHFHPDHLGLAAWLEARAGAPLWITEGEFLAACATIDGTGDRSVAAALDFFRRHGLDEARLSALEKRGNAYARGVPALPASWRKIADGEEISIGGRAWRVIVGHGHSPEHASLYCESLGVLIAGDMMLPRISTNISAFAGIPGGNPLADFLASITRLAELPGDTLVLPSHGLPFRGLRARAAQLEAHHRARCDDLLKVCAGQPRTAAELLPVLFARDISDPHQLLFAMGEAIAHLDYLEQAGAMARLEADGVIRFCSGMTPASAGVGLP
- the rapZ gene encoding RNase adapter RapZ; protein product: MQLVLISGLSGSGKSIALNVLEDAGFFCVDNLPATLLPQLVSQLRGEGCGRAAAAMDMRGGATIAALPKQLRDLRADGGIDLSFIFLDAPDDVLIQRFSETRRRHPLADGDITLAEAIRGEREALETLAGLGHRIDTGNLRPNALRAFVKDFVQIDEKTGLTLLFESFGFKHGLPLDADLVFDVRCLPNPHYDPALRPLTGLDAEVIAFLETQPDVGRMLGDIGDFIERWLPAYLRDNRSYLTVALGCTGGQHRSVWFAERLAARFRDGMRVLVRHRNLAG
- the nirB gene encoding nitrite reductase large subunit NirB — translated: MKEKLVVVGNGMAGVRVIEELLAIAPDKYDTTVIGAEPHGNYNRILLSQVLSGEKDFADTVLNDTDWYGQRGITLLAGKKVVAVNRARRCVVTSDGNILPYGRLVLATGAKPLLPTLPGTHLKGVVTFRAISDVEAMLQRARKGSRAVVIGGGLLGLEAAYGLKQRGMDVTVVHLMDRLLERQLDAPAAALLKQSLEARGLTVMLKAETQAIFGNGGVEGVRLRDGTDLPADLVVLAAGIQPNADLAREAGIHVERGIVVNETMQTYDPRVYAVGECVEHKGTLYGLVAPLFRQAKVCANQLAGVGFARYQDTVSATKLKITGIDLYSAGNITGGAGLEEMVMQDPCRGVYKKLVIRDNRLAGALLYGDTTDEARYYDLMRDGTDISGLRASLFQGHGGETGHGGELAVAAMPDDTEVCGCNGVTKGMIVKAVTENGLFTLDEVRAHTKASASCGSCAGKVEQILAFTLGGSYSPAPQEKPLCGCTDFTHDQVRRAIRENHLTTIPDAMRFLEWKTPDGCPKCRPALNYYLISTWPGEAMDDPQARVHNERVHANIQQDGTYAVVPRTWGGLTNAKELRAIADVADRMGVPVKVTGGQRLAIPFVKKEDLPKVWAELGQAGLSSGYAYGKAVRSVKSCVGKGLCRFGTQDSLGLGIRIEKEFWGAWTPHKFKMGVSGCPRNCAEATIKDLGLVGVDSGWEVHVGGTCGVRVRATDLLCKVATDDEAVEYAAAFLHLYREEGHYMERSSAWIERVGLPYARKRVVEDAEGRKQLAARFFAAQKHAQTDPWVERAANPAAWATEYQPLETTLA
- a CDS encoding iron ABC transporter permease, which translates into the protein MPTRRRALLVLVLLLLLAAASLLAALLVGSLAIPPAEAWDALTKVSPGGTAAAVMLDLRLPRALAGFACGGLLALAGALMQVLLRNPLADPYVLGISGGASVGALTAMLLGLAGIGIAGLSFAGALAAMLLVFGLAHGDGSWTQTRLLLTGVVVAAGCGAAVALILSIAPEQKIHGMLFWLMGDLSQAVEVLPSLAALAVSLAVALPFARELNLLARGAEQAVALGVAVPTLRRLIYAVASLATAVAVTTAGSIGFVGLIVPHLMRLACGPDLRLLLPAVVLAGGSLLVLADTLARTVVAPIQLPVGVLTALIGVPAFLYLLGRSGRS
- a CDS encoding TonB-dependent receptor, whose amino-acid sequence is MYRRSTFAALAAILINVFPAHAEQDEAAIVVTATRQPSRISALAADISVIERSQIEAAGPAATLGDLLATVPGVELSRQGSRGAGENIFIRGANAGHTLVLVDGLRAGSATLGQTAIEAIPLAQVERVEILRGPASALYGSDAIGGVIRVTTRQGEDAPRLDARIGAGSHGSQEALVSHAGRAGALRYAIRAGDSRATGVSAITNPSSAAYNADKDGYWRRHLALDVAWRSGEATEMGMQWLDSDGMSRHDASWPNAASDWQNRHSVSALAVHGRHRLSKSWTAEVRLGRSEDDSITTPSSTAGQASDNYRTRQDQFSCQNDLSLPVGRGLVALESLREGVLSTKAYTSVMRSTDSLVLGWNGSVDAHVWQAGARRDENSQFGGKTTHTLNYGYRFLPGWKASAGVGTSFKAPTLNDLYYPNTPFEGVGNPGLVPESGRSREIALHYYGKIAEASLTVFRNDIRNLIQWEETSPGSWFYTPSNIGSARITGLTAAGKTRLGEWSVDGHLTLQSPKNRSNGEYLTRRALRFGGVSASRMLGNWNVGAEFQGAGHRYDAPDFTTRRNTRVLTGYNVVHLRGEYRLDPQWSMLVRIDNLLDEQYELARSSTTNYASLGRFAFIGMRFVMK
- a CDS encoding ABC transporter ATP-binding protein, coding for MILSARNLSVSIGLHKVCLGLDLDLAPGGRLAILGRNGAGKSTLLATLAGLRAADAGTLLLAGRTYAEHGPREAAKLRGWLGQDRSDPFASSVLETVLTGRHPHLSRWSWESAEDADVARAALAAMGLDGMEEREVHTLSGGERQRAAIATLLAQQPRLYLLDEPLAHLDLNHQIATLELLSRRAQDEGVAVAMVLHDPNLALRYCDQAVLLHGDSRHIAGPAADILDAAMLSDLYGHPLRRVENFFVPE
- a CDS encoding UbiX family flavin prenyltransferase encodes the protein MNPTKTVAVAFTGASGFIYGLRLVECLLRADARVWLMYSEAAQVVARQETDMTLPDAPEAAQRQLSERFGVPEGRIKVFGRKDWFAPPASGSNPPDAVVICPCSMGTLGRVAAGLADDLIARAADVALKEGRKLILVPRETPLSAIHLENMLKLSRAGAVILPPSPGFYHHPRSVADMVDFVVARILDQIGVGHALTPRWGDGGGGDCL
- the nirD gene encoding nitrite reductase small subunit NirD, with protein sequence MNIEKTEWIDLCAIDDIPRQGGRALHTPMGELAIFRTVDDRLFALDGKCPHRGGPLSQGMVHGHRVTCPLHGLNIDLDTGEAIAPDSGCVRKHPLRGEAGRVLIGVVREPVLAGA